One Arvicanthis niloticus isolate mArvNil1 chromosome 13, mArvNil1.pat.X, whole genome shotgun sequence genomic window carries:
- the Cdpf1 gene encoding cysteine-rich DPF motif domain-containing protein 1, with amino-acid sequence MASEAEPRPLGMFECQLCALKAPYSYVGQKPPDTQAIVLLEESYIMKDPFSSDKARFLVLGSRCSVCGRLVCVGPDCSLFYSKRVCLPCVQENIGAFPQEIQRDVEKRKAASKRHSSHS; translated from the exons ATGGCATCTGAAGCAGAGCCCCGCCCCCTGGGCATGTTTGAGTGTCAGCTTTGTGCCTTAAAAGCTCCTTACAGCTATGTCGGGCAGAAGCCCCCAGACACCCAGGCTATTGT CCTCCTGGAGGAGAGCTACATCATGAAGGATCCCTTCTCCTCAGACAAGGCCAGGTTTCTGGTCCTCGGCTCTCGGTGCAGTGTGTGCGGCAGGCTGGTGTGTGTGGGCCCG gACTGCAGCCTGTTCTACTCCAAGAGGGTCTGCCTCCCCTGTGTTCAGGAGAACATCGGTGCTTTCCCCCAGGAAATCCAGCGGGATGTGGAGAAGAGAAAGGCTGCCAGCAAGAGGCACTCCAGCCATTCCTGA